CGCGACGAGTGGTACACAGCCGTCTACACCAACGCCCTAGCCGCAGACACCGTACACGAGGAGGTTAGAAAGGCGGCGGCCGAGTTCCTTAGGCTCTGCAGAGAGGCGGGTGTGTTGTCAGCGGACACCTACAGACGCATGGCCGGAAAGTTTGAGAGGGGGTTGCCGGAGTGGGGAGAGGTTAGGTTCTCAGTATTGCTGGCAAAAAACGGCGCTGTGAATGCGTGGTGCCAGCCTAGAAACCCGGAGTCTTTTAGAAAGGCTGTGGAGTTTCTGCGGGGGCTGGGCATGAGGGACACATGCGAAGGGGAGTGGTGTTTCGTACACTTCACTGCCAAAGAGCCGAGAGGGGGCGAGAAGGGCTTTGTCCGCATAACGGTGGACGGCCTCAAGTACATCGGTTGGCTTGCCAGCCGCGGCGATAAGAAGGCGCAGTGGCTGAGGGATATGCTCTTGAAGGAGGCAGAGGTGAAGGGGGAGGAGGTGCGTAGGCAACTAGAGCGGCGCTTCAGCGAGTGGGAGCAGTGGGGCTCCGTAAAGCCGCCTTTTGAGAAAGAAGTAGAGGTAGACGGCAGGAGGATGGGGGTGCGTGTGGAGGAGGTGGAGGCGTGGAGAGAGAAGGGCGAGAAGAAGGAGCACCTAGTGGTCAAGATCAAGGCTGTGGTGGCGGAGGATGGGCGCGGTGCGGCTGTGGAGAAGAAGGCTAGGTTTTTCAAAACCAACCGCGGCGAGGTTAGGGGCTATGTATTTATACACGCCAGCGCCGAGGGAGGCCGCGAGGCAGACTACCAAAGGACAGCGGCGGTGCTGAAAGCACTAGGCGTAGAGAGCTGGAGCAGAAAGCCAAAACAGATACAACTCACAGGCGGCGCCCTAGCCGCCTTCATGCGCCTAGAGCCGGTGTGCGCCGCCCTGGGCGTATGTCGGAAAAACAGGCTCACAGAAGTCAGACGGACACGTAGCGAGGTAGAGACCCGAGTGGGGTGAAGCCCTGCGCGGTATTTCTCACCTACG
The sequence above is drawn from the Pyrobaculum ferrireducens genome and encodes:
- a CDS encoding PaRep2b protein; the encoded protein is MARAERVKAWIKDFTAEGGKPRARLVVETDGAAAEYTIRLDKDNAVVLYFSTANREDAEWKAALLRAVGVRAEVKKIYHKSLSRDEWYTAVYTNALAADTVHEEVRKAAAEFLRLCREAGVLSADTYRRMAGKFERGLPEWGEVRFSVLLAKNGAVNAWCQPRNPESFRKAVEFLRGLGMRDTCEGEWCFVHFTAKEPRGGEKGFVRITVDGLKYIGWLASRGDKKAQWLRDMLLKEAEVKGEEVRRQLERRFSEWEQWGSVKPPFEKEVEVDGRRMGVRVEEVEAWREKGEKKEHLVVKIKAVVAEDGRGAAVEKKARFFKTNRGEVRGYVFIHASAEGGREADYQRTAAVLKALGVESWSRKPKQIQLTGGALAAFMRLEPVCAALGVCRKNRLTEVRRTRSEVETRVG